A section of the Microbacterium sp. MM2322 genome encodes:
- a CDS encoding acyltransferase family protein → MDWVDAGKGLAIALVVLFHSARWLAGLVGDISGWLWLNDLLATMRMPLFFTLAGLFAAKWAAVPLAQLWNAKLRLFVWVFLLWEVLGLGPYLLGQAAHGVEINARRELFDTAISPVVPRFELWFIWALALFFLLNRALRAVPAAVSLSVAAVVSVVAFTDILPLPSPSWTGVCKYYVFFLIGMIGRRALFSYAARSGWMLRSLVVACWAAFALVVTVFDLSRIPGVYPALACLGVLAGVAISQVLQRSAVIVRLGSRTLPVYLAHTPIVILLAAAVAPAVENDLVRAVAPLLPPAAALAAIALSLGLHRLSVRSPLRFLFDPPPRLLVAGSADPTSAAR, encoded by the coding sequence GTGGACTGGGTCGACGCGGGCAAGGGGCTCGCGATCGCGCTCGTCGTCCTCTTCCATTCGGCGCGATGGCTCGCCGGTCTGGTCGGCGACATCTCGGGCTGGCTGTGGCTGAACGATCTGCTCGCCACGATGCGGATGCCACTGTTCTTCACACTGGCGGGTCTCTTCGCGGCCAAGTGGGCCGCCGTCCCGCTCGCGCAGCTGTGGAATGCGAAGTTGCGCCTGTTCGTCTGGGTGTTCCTCCTCTGGGAGGTGCTCGGGCTCGGACCCTACCTCCTGGGGCAGGCGGCGCACGGGGTCGAGATCAACGCACGCCGGGAACTCTTCGACACGGCGATCTCGCCGGTGGTTCCCCGATTCGAGCTCTGGTTCATCTGGGCGCTCGCCCTGTTCTTCCTCCTCAACCGCGCCCTGCGCGCGGTACCGGCGGCCGTATCCCTGTCAGTCGCCGCTGTCGTGTCGGTCGTCGCGTTCACGGACATCCTGCCGCTCCCGTCGCCGAGCTGGACGGGCGTCTGCAAGTACTACGTGTTCTTCCTCATCGGCATGATCGGCCGACGGGCGTTGTTCTCGTACGCCGCTCGCAGCGGATGGATGCTGCGCAGTCTCGTCGTGGCGTGCTGGGCAGCCTTCGCGCTCGTGGTCACCGTGTTCGATCTGAGTCGAATCCCGGGGGTGTACCCGGCACTCGCCTGCCTCGGCGTCCTGGCGGGCGTCGCCATCAGCCAGGTCCTGCAGCGGTCCGCTGTGATCGTGCGCCTCGGTTCGCGCACCCTGCCGGTCTACCTCGCGCACACGCCGATCGTGATCCTGCTGGCCGCCGCCGTCGCCCCGGCCGTAGAGAACGACCTGGTGCGCGCGGTGGCACCGCTGTTGCCCCCTGCGGCGGCGTTGGCGGCGATCGCTCTCTCGCTCGGTCTTCACCGGCTGTCGGTGCGGTCGCCGCTCAGGTTCCTCTTCGATCCGCCGCCGCGGCTCCTCGTGGCAGGCTCGGCCGACCCGACGAGCGCTGCGCGATGA
- a CDS encoding polysaccharide biosynthesis tyrosine autokinase, whose translation MSLNDYILSLRKQWFVIVVLTLLGAAAGYGYAQTQPDVYRAQASVVVLPTRGDSTAELVQGSSYVQSLVSTYALVATSPVVLEPVIDRLGLTITPRALAGQVVVETPLDSAVLNIAVTGGSSAGTAAIANEIAVELADAVEGLSPQTSTSGPAVRIETISPAAESRVPIAPNTRLLIVVGALGGLVIGMVYAWLRRLLATRLQSREDIAAVTEAPVLGEVTSVTHGATLPDAVRRAETGLAAESIRGVAAGLRFANVDGDTSVILVTSATSNEGKSSVALSTALILAEQGQRVLLIDADLRRGSIAKMTGLEGGVGVTTILVGDIGFADAIQHWGTSNLSVLPSGAIPPNPGQLLTSDHLRKLVIDARERFDVVVIDSPPVLAVSDPLWLAPVADGILVVVRYRFTKRHALRRSLDELESTRTRILGVVLNAVKRVDSSPYHDNAHSSAQPWRWRKSERRGGRSKQQA comes from the coding sequence GTGAGCCTCAACGACTACATACTCTCGCTGCGCAAGCAGTGGTTCGTCATCGTCGTGCTGACGCTGCTCGGCGCCGCGGCCGGCTACGGATATGCCCAGACGCAACCGGACGTGTACCGGGCCCAGGCATCCGTCGTCGTCCTCCCCACCCGCGGTGACAGCACGGCCGAGCTCGTGCAGGGTTCGAGCTACGTGCAGAGCCTGGTCAGCACGTACGCGCTCGTGGCGACGTCTCCGGTCGTCCTCGAGCCGGTGATCGATCGGCTCGGACTGACGATCACGCCGCGGGCACTCGCCGGTCAGGTCGTCGTCGAGACCCCGCTGGACTCCGCCGTGCTGAACATCGCGGTGACCGGCGGCTCCTCGGCGGGGACTGCGGCGATCGCGAACGAGATCGCCGTCGAGCTCGCCGACGCCGTCGAGGGCCTGTCCCCGCAGACGAGCACGTCCGGCCCCGCCGTGCGGATCGAAACCATCAGCCCGGCTGCCGAGTCGCGCGTGCCCATCGCCCCCAACACGCGACTGCTCATCGTCGTCGGCGCGCTCGGCGGGCTGGTGATCGGCATGGTCTACGCGTGGCTGCGCCGACTGCTCGCGACGAGACTCCAGTCCCGCGAGGACATCGCCGCCGTGACCGAGGCGCCCGTTCTGGGCGAAGTCACCAGCGTCACGCACGGCGCCACCTTGCCGGACGCCGTGCGGCGGGCCGAGACCGGCCTTGCCGCCGAGTCGATCCGCGGCGTCGCCGCAGGACTTCGGTTCGCCAACGTCGACGGTGATACGAGCGTCATCCTCGTGACGTCGGCGACCTCCAACGAGGGGAAGTCCTCCGTCGCCCTGTCGACGGCACTGATCCTCGCCGAGCAGGGCCAGCGGGTGCTGCTCATCGACGCGGATCTCCGGCGCGGTTCGATCGCGAAGATGACGGGCCTCGAGGGCGGCGTCGGGGTGACGACGATCCTGGTCGGCGACATCGGGTTCGCCGACGCCATCCAGCACTGGGGCACCAGCAACCTCAGCGTGCTGCCCAGTGGCGCGATCCCCCCCAACCCCGGCCAACTGCTCACGTCCGACCATCTGCGAAAACTCGTCATCGATGCGCGTGAGCGATTCGACGTCGTGGTGATCGACAGCCCGCCCGTCCTCGCCGTCAGCGACCCGCTCTGGCTGGCCCCGGTGGCCGACGGCATCCTCGTCGTCGTCCGCTACCGCTTCACGAAGCGGCACGCGCTCCGACGCTCGCTGGACGAGCTGGAGTCCACGCGCACGAGGATCCTCGGTGTCGTCCTCAACGCCGTCAAGCGCGTCGATTCGAGCCCGTACCACGACAACGCCCACTCGTCTGCGCAGCCGTGGCGATGGCGCAAGAGTGAGCGCCGGGGTGGGAGATCGAAGCAGCAGGCATGA
- a CDS encoding sugar transferase → MSAVEGLSPALSLAGLSTLTTSRAATDEAPRSSAAPVSRQQWERRIRTRLRVSDTAVVAVSCALATVLSLRGSTVGIPHSAVAIAAATATLWLLALAMFTTRSPHVIGSGAAEYARVAHATGLAFGLLAILFVVFEWQGIRNQLFTALPLGTVALLVSRWGWRRWLVRERAGGRYASRTVVVGSRDDVEYAIRTLGPSGRLGYLVVGVALLEDSDDTVSVDGVDYPVARGEDAILRAATTHESDTIVVASQPTGDPTFIKRLAWALEGTTAELVISSRLTDVAGPRMSLRPVEGMPLIHVKIPRFEGATYYVKRALDILVSLGALVLFAPIAAVIAVAISADDHGPVFFRQARVGRDGREFAMLKFRTMRVDAESELAALLARNEGSGPLFKLRRDPRVTRVGQALRKFSLDEVPQFWNVLRGDMSVVGPRPPLPAEVTAYDGTVFRRLYIKPGITGPWQVGGRSDLSWEESVRLDLRYVENWTVMTDLVLMWRTAKVMVTPEGAY, encoded by the coding sequence GTGAGCGCGGTCGAGGGACTCTCCCCCGCGCTGTCGCTGGCGGGACTCAGCACGCTGACGACCTCACGCGCTGCGACGGACGAAGCGCCGCGGTCTTCCGCGGCGCCCGTGAGCCGCCAGCAGTGGGAGCGCCGTATCCGCACTCGGCTGCGGGTGAGTGACACGGCGGTCGTCGCCGTGTCGTGCGCCCTCGCGACCGTCCTCTCGCTCCGGGGCAGCACCGTCGGCATCCCTCACAGCGCCGTCGCCATCGCCGCCGCGACCGCGACCCTTTGGCTCCTGGCCCTCGCGATGTTCACCACGCGATCGCCGCACGTGATCGGCTCCGGCGCCGCCGAGTACGCACGCGTCGCGCATGCAACCGGCCTCGCGTTCGGGCTACTCGCGATCCTGTTCGTCGTCTTCGAATGGCAGGGGATCAGGAATCAGCTCTTCACCGCGCTCCCCCTCGGCACCGTCGCCCTCCTCGTCTCACGATGGGGATGGCGGCGGTGGCTCGTCCGTGAGAGGGCGGGCGGGCGCTACGCGTCACGCACGGTCGTCGTCGGATCCCGGGACGACGTGGAGTACGCGATCAGAACGCTCGGACCCTCGGGACGGCTCGGCTACCTCGTCGTCGGCGTCGCCCTCCTGGAGGACTCCGACGACACGGTGAGCGTCGACGGCGTCGATTACCCCGTCGCCCGCGGGGAGGACGCCATCCTCCGAGCCGCCACGACCCATGAGAGCGACACGATCGTGGTGGCGAGCCAGCCCACCGGCGACCCGACCTTCATCAAGCGCCTCGCCTGGGCGCTCGAGGGAACCACGGCGGAGCTCGTGATCTCGAGCCGGCTCACCGACGTCGCCGGCCCCCGGATGTCGCTTCGCCCGGTCGAGGGGATGCCCCTCATCCACGTCAAAATCCCCCGCTTCGAGGGCGCCACCTACTACGTGAAGCGAGCCCTCGACATCCTGGTGTCCCTGGGCGCTCTGGTCCTGTTCGCACCGATCGCCGCGGTGATCGCGGTCGCCATCAGCGCCGACGACCACGGGCCGGTCTTCTTCCGTCAGGCCCGCGTCGGGCGGGACGGCCGCGAGTTCGCGATGCTCAAGTTCCGCACGATGCGGGTGGATGCGGAATCCGAACTCGCCGCCCTGCTCGCACGGAACGAGGGGTCCGGCCCCCTGTTCAAGCTGAGGCGCGACCCGCGGGTCACACGCGTCGGACAGGCACTGCGCAAATTCTCGCTGGACGAGGTGCCGCAGTTCTGGAACGTGCTGCGCGGCGACATGAGCGTCGTCGGCCCGCGCCCGCCCCTGCCCGCCGAGGTGACCGCCTACGACGGCACCGTCTTCCGACGCCTCTACATCAAGCCGGGCATCACGGGCCCGTGGCAGGTCGGGGGTCGCAGCGACCTCTCCTGGGAGGAGAGCGTCCGGCTCGACCTCCGGTACGTCGAGAACTGGACCGTCATGACGGACCTCGTCCTGATGTGGCGAACAGCCAAAGTCATGGTCACGCCCGAGGGAGCTTACTGA
- a CDS encoding glycosyltransferase produces the protein MTTPWTVLVAHPGAELFGSDRMLRESVAGLCEGGARVVVTVPTYGPLIDELRALGAEVVIARSLVLSKSLLRPSGWGRLVSESILGIGSAWRIIRRVRPDAVYVSTITIPLWPLIARLRGIPAVSHVHEAEASGNRLLNRLLYIPHLLSSEVLVNSRFSQATIRHALPRLASRTQVVLNGVVGPAEPAPPRADPDGALQVLYMGRLSPRKGPDLVISAAELLARDGAAVDVTLVGDTFPGYEWFGDELRAQASAAPAQVSVRFAGFQPDVWSYVAAADVVVVPSRIDEPFGNTAVEAVLGLRPVIVADTSGLREASAGYATARRVPVDEPAAIAAHLQAITESWATVRANVEDSRAEALRRHAPESYRAAVRGHVERAVRSGSARRAGTSRRRGSSR, from the coding sequence GTGACGACGCCGTGGACCGTCCTCGTCGCCCATCCCGGCGCGGAACTGTTCGGCTCCGACCGGATGCTGCGAGAGTCCGTCGCCGGGCTCTGCGAGGGCGGTGCCCGAGTCGTGGTGACCGTACCCACCTACGGTCCGTTGATCGATGAGTTGCGCGCTCTCGGCGCGGAAGTGGTGATCGCCCGCAGCCTCGTGCTGAGCAAGTCCCTGCTCCGGCCGTCCGGCTGGGGACGCCTGGTCAGCGAGAGCATCCTCGGCATCGGCTCGGCGTGGCGCATCATCCGCCGCGTGCGCCCTGACGCCGTCTACGTCAGCACCATCACCATCCCGCTGTGGCCGCTGATCGCGCGGCTGCGCGGCATCCCGGCGGTCAGTCACGTCCACGAGGCCGAGGCGTCGGGGAACAGGCTGCTCAACCGGCTCCTGTACATTCCCCACCTGCTGTCGAGCGAGGTGCTGGTCAACAGCCGCTTCAGCCAAGCGACGATCCGTCACGCGCTGCCACGGCTCGCATCCCGCACACAGGTCGTGCTCAACGGGGTCGTCGGCCCTGCGGAGCCCGCACCGCCCCGCGCGGATCCGGACGGAGCCCTCCAGGTGCTCTACATGGGCCGGTTGTCGCCGCGCAAGGGACCCGACCTCGTCATCTCGGCAGCCGAGCTGCTCGCCCGGGACGGCGCCGCGGTCGACGTCACCCTCGTCGGCGATACGTTCCCCGGCTACGAGTGGTTCGGCGACGAGCTGCGCGCGCAGGCATCCGCCGCGCCCGCGCAGGTGTCCGTGCGCTTCGCCGGGTTCCAGCCCGACGTCTGGAGCTACGTGGCGGCAGCCGACGTCGTCGTCGTCCCCTCGCGGATCGACGAACCGTTCGGCAACACCGCGGTCGAGGCCGTCCTCGGCCTGCGGCCCGTCATCGTCGCAGACACCAGCGGCCTGCGCGAAGCGTCCGCGGGCTACGCCACGGCGCGACGGGTCCCCGTCGACGAGCCTGCGGCGATCGCGGCGCACCTGCAGGCGATCACGGAGTCCTGGGCGACCGTGCGGGCGAACGTCGAGGACAGCCGGGCGGAAGCCCTACGCCGGCATGCCCCGGAGTCGTACCGCGCGGCCGTGCGAGGTCACGTCGAACGCGCCGTCCGCTCGGGCTCGGCCCGGCGCGCCGGAACGTCCCGGCGCCGCGGCAGCAGCCGATAG
- a CDS encoding polysaccharide biosynthesis protein, whose product MTTETVRTHDAPAPGDAPSDVDHDVARRLGTRRGMLASVGGSAIARLLVMPVSALLGIVVTRLILDNYGEATYAQYTLLVGIAALLPFADLGLSAAILNAASAAGNPRTDMKLRGVVVSCIRLLACCAIVLLTVAIGIYSFGYWDVLLGDGLSLDSGALAATLCLAILALNLLVSFGQRILIALGLNTLVVLLSALQTPVVLLVLWLTISAGAGGGYIAVASYAGTFLVSVIAFIVAVRRTSPTIGIALRQSLSPRVRGERVLNVAWPMLVQMIALPIAMSSDRLVLSHLGSLDDLTEYSLTMQMFGPALGVLTTAGMSLWPVFARARAAGTATPFSPHAMAGMFAGLAFIGGALIFALSGWLAELASGGRIELGWPILVAGGVFIIIQAVKQPYGMSLTDARGLTFQALCALVLLPVNLGLTIALTPALGAPGPLVGSIVAVVVCQLVPNILLVRHRARRTAPVGETLETGHRHE is encoded by the coding sequence ATGACGACGGAGACCGTGCGAACGCACGACGCGCCCGCCCCCGGCGACGCCCCCTCGGACGTCGACCACGACGTCGCGCGACGGCTCGGAACGCGACGCGGCATGCTCGCGTCGGTCGGCGGCAGTGCGATCGCACGGCTGCTGGTGATGCCCGTGAGCGCGCTCCTGGGCATCGTCGTCACCCGACTCATCCTCGACAACTACGGCGAGGCGACGTACGCGCAGTACACGCTCCTCGTCGGGATCGCGGCGTTGCTGCCGTTCGCCGACCTCGGGCTGTCGGCAGCGATCCTGAACGCCGCCTCCGCCGCGGGGAATCCTCGGACGGACATGAAGCTCCGCGGGGTCGTGGTGTCCTGCATCCGACTCCTCGCCTGCTGCGCGATCGTGCTCCTCACGGTCGCGATCGGGATCTACTCGTTCGGGTACTGGGATGTCCTGCTCGGCGACGGACTGAGCCTGGACTCAGGCGCTCTCGCCGCCACCCTGTGCCTCGCGATCCTCGCGCTCAACCTGCTCGTCTCCTTCGGTCAGCGCATTCTCATCGCGTTGGGACTCAACACGCTCGTCGTGCTTCTCAGCGCACTGCAGACGCCGGTGGTGCTCCTCGTGCTCTGGCTGACGATCTCGGCGGGCGCAGGTGGCGGCTACATCGCGGTCGCGTCGTACGCGGGCACCTTCCTGGTCAGCGTCATCGCCTTCATCGTCGCCGTGCGCCGGACCTCACCCACCATCGGCATCGCGCTCCGGCAGAGTCTCAGCCCCCGCGTTCGCGGCGAGCGGGTCCTGAACGTCGCCTGGCCGATGCTCGTGCAGATGATCGCACTCCCGATCGCGATGTCGTCCGATCGCCTGGTGCTCAGCCACCTCGGCTCGCTCGACGATCTCACCGAGTACAGCCTCACGATGCAGATGTTCGGCCCCGCGCTGGGAGTACTCACCACCGCCGGCATGTCGCTGTGGCCCGTCTTCGCGCGCGCCCGGGCAGCGGGAACGGCCACGCCGTTCTCACCGCATGCGATGGCGGGGATGTTCGCCGGACTGGCGTTCATCGGCGGCGCCCTGATCTTCGCGCTCTCCGGATGGCTCGCCGAGCTCGCCTCCGGCGGGCGCATCGAGCTCGGCTGGCCGATCCTCGTGGCGGGCGGTGTCTTCATCATCATCCAGGCGGTCAAGCAGCCCTACGGCATGTCGCTCACCGATGCGAGGGGACTCACCTTCCAAGCGCTCTGCGCGCTCGTGCTCCTCCCCGTGAACCTCGGGCTGACGATCGCGCTGACACCGGCGCTCGGCGCCCCCGGCCCACTCGTCGGCTCCATCGTCGCCGTCGTCGTCTGCCAGCTCGTGCCCAACATCCTCCTCGTCCGGCACCGCGCACGGCGCACCGCACCCGTCGGCGAGACACTCGAGACAGGACACCGCCATGAGTGA
- a CDS encoding right-handed parallel beta-helix repeat-containing protein → MTISLARTRVRARILAAAVAFALITTGSVSAAAAATRVTDTFARTVAAGWGSSTSGHPWTTSSPGATSVSGGTAAIAQTPGAATVQSLRTVSTTDSTISATVWAVKPTTAGNGSTISLALRSDGKFSYQARVGLGRTGVTLWLSRFDGSSGREVVLRALKPIKSLPAGARVRAEFSVAGSSPVQVRARIWTEGATTPAWQAVFDDTSSKRITRAGYPAIASYLSASSAANTVRLDDVAVADAAAPTPTPTPTPPPTPPTNTGSSVGSAPVGTTTYAVPARAVFVAPKGTPTGSGTLGDPYGSAAYAVSKAASGSTIVLRGGTYREYVYVGFKKALTIQAYPGEAVWFDGSSPVTGWAKSGDTWVKTGWTHRFDHSVSFTAGRDDTRRFVDEANPLAGYPDQVWVNEKALRQVGSASAVTTGTFYVDEGGKRLVIGTDPTGRNVEASTLARAFKIQGAHTTLRGFGIERYATTLSMMGAVTAEVDDITLENMVVRDNATIGVYAWNDVKNFRRVTLSGNGLMGLGVNNASGVTLTDSIVTGNNAQRFKPAPASGGVKITNAKGARVEGNVVADNIGSGVWFDVNSRDIRVTGNTISGHSTTGIQIELSEKAIIADNHLSRNVLGAKIINSGDVEIWNNTIDAATRALSFAQDERRQADAGLTSIIPWVLDDIRVRNNVLSYGVDSSSCPILAQDSERRLGGAGLGVSMDSNVYYRRDSSTPDNLACWANGASGTKSVKTLAELTAFTGNDRSSALWTGDPILTSSLALRRDVLDAPRAALAALPSDVAASIGVAAGAKRPGAFTAALR, encoded by the coding sequence ATGACAATCTCCCTTGCCCGCACGCGCGTGAGAGCCCGAATACTCGCCGCTGCCGTCGCATTCGCCCTGATCACCACCGGCTCGGTGTCCGCGGCCGCCGCCGCGACCCGCGTGACCGACACCTTCGCCCGCACCGTCGCGGCGGGCTGGGGATCATCGACCTCCGGACACCCGTGGACGACCTCCTCGCCGGGCGCCACGAGTGTGAGCGGGGGCACCGCGGCGATCGCCCAGACACCGGGAGCGGCCACCGTGCAATCGCTCCGCACCGTTTCTACGACCGATTCGACGATCAGCGCGACCGTCTGGGCGGTCAAGCCGACAACGGCGGGCAACGGATCGACGATCTCGCTGGCGCTGCGTTCCGACGGGAAGTTCTCCTACCAGGCGCGCGTGGGCCTCGGCCGAACCGGCGTGACCCTCTGGCTCAGCCGCTTCGACGGTTCCAGCGGCCGGGAGGTGGTGCTGCGCGCACTCAAGCCCATCAAGAGCCTTCCCGCCGGCGCGCGCGTTCGCGCAGAGTTCTCGGTCGCGGGCAGCTCGCCCGTCCAGGTTCGTGCGCGCATCTGGACGGAGGGCGCGACGACGCCGGCGTGGCAGGCGGTGTTCGACGACACCAGTTCGAAGCGCATCACGCGAGCCGGCTATCCGGCGATCGCGTCCTACCTCTCCGCGAGCTCGGCAGCGAATACCGTTCGCCTCGACGACGTCGCCGTCGCGGATGCCGCGGCTCCGACGCCGACGCCGACACCGACGCCGCCACCGACACCTCCCACGAACACCGGATCGTCCGTCGGGAGCGCCCCGGTCGGCACCACGACGTACGCCGTTCCCGCACGCGCCGTCTTCGTCGCCCCGAAGGGGACGCCGACCGGGTCGGGGACGCTCGGCGACCCCTACGGCAGTGCGGCCTACGCGGTGTCGAAGGCCGCGTCGGGCTCGACGATCGTCCTCCGCGGTGGCACCTACCGCGAGTACGTGTACGTGGGCTTCAAGAAGGCGCTCACCATCCAGGCCTACCCGGGCGAAGCGGTGTGGTTCGACGGCAGCTCGCCGGTGACCGGCTGGGCGAAGTCCGGCGACACGTGGGTCAAGACCGGGTGGACGCACCGATTCGACCACTCCGTGTCCTTCACCGCGGGCCGCGATGACACCCGCCGTTTCGTCGACGAGGCGAACCCGCTCGCCGGATACCCGGACCAGGTGTGGGTGAACGAGAAGGCCCTCCGACAGGTCGGTTCGGCGAGCGCGGTCACGACCGGCACGTTCTACGTGGATGAGGGCGGCAAGCGCCTGGTGATCGGAACGGATCCGACGGGCAGGAACGTCGAGGCAAGTACCCTCGCGCGCGCGTTCAAGATCCAGGGCGCGCACACCACGCTCCGCGGGTTCGGCATCGAACGCTACGCGACGACGCTCTCCATGATGGGGGCGGTGACCGCCGAGGTCGACGACATCACTCTCGAGAACATGGTGGTTCGCGACAATGCGACCATCGGCGTCTACGCATGGAACGACGTCAAGAACTTCCGTCGGGTGACGCTGTCCGGCAACGGTCTGATGGGGCTCGGCGTGAACAACGCCTCGGGCGTCACCCTCACCGATTCGATCGTCACCGGCAACAACGCGCAGAGGTTCAAGCCCGCACCGGCCTCCGGGGGCGTCAAGATCACGAACGCGAAGGGCGCCCGCGTCGAAGGCAACGTCGTCGCCGACAACATCGGCTCCGGCGTGTGGTTCGACGTGAACTCGCGGGACATCCGCGTGACCGGCAACACGATCTCCGGACATTCGACCACCGGCATCCAGATCGAACTCAGCGAGAAGGCGATCATCGCCGACAATCACCTGTCGCGGAATGTGCTCGGCGCGAAGATCATCAACAGCGGCGACGTCGAGATCTGGAACAACACGATCGACGCGGCCACACGCGCGCTCAGCTTCGCGCAAGACGAGCGGCGTCAGGCGGATGCGGGGCTGACGTCGATCATCCCCTGGGTGCTGGACGACATCAGGGTGCGCAACAACGTGCTGTCGTACGGCGTCGATTCGAGTTCATGCCCGATCCTCGCCCAGGACTCGGAGCGCAGGCTCGGCGGAGCGGGGCTCGGCGTGTCGATGGACAGCAACGTCTACTACCGGCGGGACTCGTCGACGCCGGACAACCTGGCGTGCTGGGCGAACGGCGCGTCCGGAACGAAGAGCGTCAAGACCCTCGCAGAGCTCACCGCGTTCACCGGCAACGATCGGAGCTCGGCGCTCTGGACGGGGGACCCGATCCTCACCTCCTCGCTGGCGTTGCGCAGAGACGTGCTCGACGCCCCCCGTGCCGCACTTGCCGCGTTGCCCTCCGACGTCGCCGCGTCGATCGGAGTCGCTGCGGGAGCGAAGCGCCCCGGCGCGTTCACCGCCGCGCTCCGGTAA
- a CDS encoding DUF1972 domain-containing protein has protein sequence MVIEYPRRVDAEPVRLAHDVRPRETRTLDIAMIGTRGVPASYGGFETAVEEIGRRLVERGHGVTVYTRGSQTRDRTYLGMKVVHLPALPVKQLETLSHTGLSAVHAVLGRRPDAAFVFNAANSPFLPALRARGIPTALHMDGLEWKRSKWGRRGKAYYRWAEEFGVRTADALVADAPGISEYYDREFGVPTELIRYGAPLLEHAPVDGVHALGLAPGGYHLVVARFEPENHVLEIVEGYRASAALRPLVVVGSAPYAAEYTERIRAAAGDDPRIRFLGGVYDQDLLDALYFHALTYVHGHSVGGTNPSLLRAMGAGTAVVAYDVGFNHETLDEHGLFFAHAADATRHFTALENDLPLAGALGARGKMRAASDFRWDDVATAYENLAARLAVGESIHGQARAAHRGAGGRTAVSAAR, from the coding sequence ATGGTCATCGAATACCCGCGGCGCGTCGACGCCGAGCCCGTCCGCCTCGCCCACGATGTGCGGCCCCGCGAGACGAGGACCCTCGACATCGCGATGATCGGGACCCGCGGCGTTCCCGCCTCCTACGGCGGCTTCGAGACGGCGGTCGAGGAGATCGGGCGCCGGCTCGTCGAACGCGGTCACGGTGTCACGGTGTACACCCGGGGATCCCAGACACGGGACCGCACCTACCTCGGGATGAAAGTCGTCCACCTTCCCGCGCTCCCCGTGAAGCAGCTCGAGACGCTGAGCCACACCGGCCTCTCCGCCGTGCACGCCGTTCTCGGTCGGCGCCCCGACGCGGCCTTCGTGTTCAACGCGGCGAACTCGCCGTTCCTGCCCGCGCTGCGAGCCCGCGGCATCCCGACCGCCCTGCACATGGACGGCCTCGAATGGAAGAGGTCGAAGTGGGGGCGACGAGGCAAGGCCTACTACCGCTGGGCCGAGGAATTCGGAGTCCGCACCGCGGATGCTCTCGTCGCGGACGCCCCGGGGATCAGCGAGTACTACGACCGCGAATTCGGCGTGCCGACCGAACTCATCCGGTACGGCGCACCCCTCCTCGAGCACGCGCCGGTCGACGGCGTGCACGCTCTCGGCCTCGCCCCGGGCGGGTACCACCTCGTGGTCGCCCGCTTCGAACCCGAGAACCACGTGCTCGAGATCGTCGAGGGCTACCGCGCCAGCGCGGCGCTGCGGCCGCTCGTGGTCGTCGGCTCCGCACCGTACGCGGCGGAGTACACGGAGCGCATCCGCGCCGCTGCGGGCGACGACCCCCGCATCCGCTTCCTCGGCGGGGTGTACGACCAGGATCTGCTCGACGCGCTCTACTTCCATGCACTCACCTACGTGCACGGACATTCGGTGGGCGGAACGAACCCGTCACTCCTGAGGGCGATGGGTGCGGGTACCGCCGTCGTCGCCTACGACGTCGGGTTCAACCACGAAACCCTCGACGAGCACGGCCTGTTCTTCGCGCACGCCGCCGACGCGACGCGACACTTCACCGCCCTCGAGAACGACCTTCCCCTCGCCGGCGCGCTCGGCGCCCGCGGCAAGATGCGGGCTGCAAGCGACTTCAGGTGGGACGACGTGGCGACCGCCTACGAGAATCTCGCCGCTCGGCTCGCGGTCGGGGAGTCGATCCACGGTCAGGCGCGCGCAGCGCACCGAGGTGCGGGCGGACGTACCGCGGTGAGCGCGGCGCGATGA